A window of Ignisphaera sp. contains these coding sequences:
- a CDS encoding TIGR00269 family protein: MVSVRCRYCDRPAVTIVRYAKLNLCTEHFSEFIESRVEETVKRHRMIKKGDRVVLAVSGGKDSVGLMYIMNSLSKRIGFSYTVLHIDLGIYEYSRRSREVVEKHCRELDIDCIVIDLGIDLGFTLPQFVSKLRTKRVCSLCGIVKRYIMNAVALETKADSIATAHHADDILVYLFKNFILQDYNLLKKLVPVSVGVEETVATKIRPMYEIYERDIALYTILKGLEFVDLECPFKNLKGFEESIKKFIDEIENRAPGTKISMLRKYAKTFSLDRQEKPIDLGRCSICGLISQKDVCTFCKLTEKAFRQAKGSLVKEITRSRCTTYCVKPHLN, from the coding sequence TTGGTATCTGTTAGATGTCGATATTGTGATAGACCAGCTGTCACAATAGTTAGATATGCGAAACTCAACCTATGTACTGAGCATTTTAGTGAATTCATTGAATCGAGAGTCGAAGAGACTGTTAAGAGGCACAGAATGATTAAGAAAGGAGATAGGGTTGTTCTAGCTGTTTCAGGTGGAAAAGATAGTGTTGGTTTGATGTATATCATGAATTCATTGTCAAAGAGAATAGGGTTTAGCTATACGGTACTGCATATAGATCTAGGTATATATGAATATTCTAGAAGATCGAGAGAAGTTGTAGAAAAGCATTGTAGAGAGCTCGATATAGATTGCATAGTCATAGATCTAGGTATAGATCTTGGATTCACGTTGCCTCAATTTGTATCGAAGCTTAGAACAAAGAGAGTGTGCTCGTTGTGTGGTATAGTCAAGAGATACATTATGAACGCTGTAGCTCTAGAAACTAAGGCAGATTCTATAGCAACAGCACATCATGCTGATGATATTTTGGTGTACCTGTTTAAGAACTTTATTTTACAGGACTACAATCTCCTTAAGAAACTTGTTCCTGTAAGTGTTGGTGTTGAAGAAACTGTTGCTACAAAGATAAGACCTATGTACGAGATATACGAGAGAGATATAGCATTATATACTATATTGAAAGGTTTAGAGTTTGTAGATCTTGAATGTCCATTTAAGAACTTAAAAGGGTTTGAGGAATCTATAAAGAAGTTTATAGATGAGATCGAGAATAGGGCACCAGGTACAAAGATATCTATGCTTAGGAAGTATGCAAAAACATTTTCACTAGATCGTCAGGAAAAGCCTATAGATTTAGGTAGATGCTCTATCTGTGGATTAATTTCTCAGAAAGATGTATGTACCTTCTGTAAATTAACAGAAAAAGCTTTTAGACAAGCAAAAGGATCCTTAGTTAAAGAAATAACTAGATCTAGATGTACTACATATTGTGTGAAACCTCATTTGAATTGA
- a CDS encoding MFS transporter produces MDRLIIVFILLSLVSLTADVAYEGGRSISGQFLEHLRAPAIAAGLLALGEFLGYALRLPASLVVSMRRSSKLLWSIIILGYALVVAIPFLAFVSNWYIALLLYLIERIGKGLRSPARDVLIADITDKAIGRGKGFGIHELLDQVGALLGPLMVSYALTYGKGYSYAYVSLLPIALIAVILITISSFLYPNIGFAKNGSIRSLDIANNRSLKTYMIFTALLSFGLIHWGIASYHLKYTHVVPEGYIPALYAIAMIVDALVALPLGIAYDRYGVSILVLIPLASMFIAPLILISRNIILLVIASALYGIVLCSYESVLRAAVADIASSVNERALGFGWLGFVWGTAWAIGNIIGGALYDFLGPQVLCILYPVSSFLSLIYFIKHYLQ; encoded by the coding sequence ATGGATAGATTGATTATAGTGTTTATACTCTTATCCTTAGTTTCTCTAACAGCAGATGTAGCTTATGAGGGTGGTAGGTCTATCTCTGGACAATTTCTCGAGCATCTCAGAGCACCCGCTATAGCTGCAGGTCTTCTTGCCCTAGGCGAATTCCTAGGCTACGCTCTCAGACTTCCCGCAAGTCTTGTCGTATCTATGAGAAGAAGTAGTAAGCTTTTGTGGTCTATAATAATTCTTGGTTATGCACTAGTTGTAGCCATACCTTTCTTAGCTTTCGTTAGTAACTGGTACATAGCATTACTACTCTACCTTATAGAGAGGATTGGTAAAGGTCTTAGATCTCCCGCAAGAGATGTACTAATAGCTGATATAACAGATAAAGCAATAGGTAGAGGAAAGGGATTTGGTATCCATGAACTTCTAGATCAAGTGGGAGCTCTTCTTGGACCCCTTATGGTTAGTTATGCATTAACCTATGGAAAAGGATACTCCTATGCATATGTATCTCTTCTACCTATTGCTCTAATAGCTGTAATTCTGATTACTATTTCTTCCTTTCTATACCCAAATATAGGTTTTGCGAAAAACGGTTCAATCAGATCTCTCGATATAGCTAACAATAGATCCCTCAAAACATATATGATTTTTACAGCACTATTAAGCTTCGGATTAATTCACTGGGGCATAGCTTCATACCATCTGAAGTACACACATGTTGTACCCGAAGGCTATATACCTGCTCTCTACGCAATAGCGATGATCGTTGACGCTCTTGTTGCACTACCTCTAGGTATAGCATACGATAGATACGGTGTATCTATACTCGTATTGATACCCTTGGCCTCAATGTTCATAGCACCACTAATTCTCATATCTAGAAACATAATATTGTTAGTTATAGCCTCAGCTCTATATGGTATAGTTCTCTGTAGTTATGAATCTGTCTTGAGAGCAGCTGTAGCTGATATAGCGTCATCAGTAAATGAGAGAGCATTAGGGTTTGGTTGGCTTGGATTTGTGTGGGGCACGGCTTGGGCTATAGGGAATATTATTGGTGGCGCTCTATACGATTTCTTAGGGCCACAAGTATTGTGCATACTTTATCCTGTCTCATCATTTCTATCACTAATATACTTTATCAAACACTATCTTCAATAA